One stretch of Schizosaccharomyces pombe strain 972h- genome assembly, chromosome: III DNA includes these proteins:
- the opy1 gene encoding protein opy1, translating into MDPGVSSHLRTASLDEARRLPELERVLKSGWLIKKGHATSTKKQLWAVLRRDQLSFYKDEKEYKTKFIFPTQDISAVAYYKEKSPKTFFLYLNEKIIRLIATSNEDAEEWVHVLRSTTGYRAPFSRHPISYILANSSSRTESEPNVQISDTDFDNISTEPRNQTTSPLDLETGQGDHFCTSLYDLIQFGKLRPPGINEENANYPFNPQEVNTLNKHRHSASLQNLYKLLDENKVLMQGTIHWLHGNLHRWSKCWAVVRGYGMTIYNTNREYKPVKVIPIADIQDVAEINVPESSHKYFFTVITQNKPIEFRVDNEDSLILWVAALKTSIDKANGTFTAC; encoded by the exons ATGGACCCAGGAGTTTCATCGCATCTCAGAACTGCTAGCCTTGATGAAGCAAGAAGGCTTCCAGAGCTTGAGCGTGTTTTAAAATCCGGATGGTTGATAAAGAAAGGACATGCAACTTCT ACTAAAAAGCAATTATGGGCTGTTCTTCGCAGAGATCAGTTATCTTTTTACAAAGACGAAAAG GAGTACAAAaccaaatttattttcccTACTCAGGATATTTCAGCTGTTGCCTActacaaagaaaaatcacCAAAAA CTTTTTTCCTgtatttaaatgaaaagataATTCGTCTCATTGCCACTTCAAATGAGGATGCTGAGGAATGGGTTCATGTTCTAAGATCCACAACGGGTTATAGGGCACCGTTTTCAAGACATCCTATCAGTTATATCCTTGCGAACTCTTCATCTCGAACCGAAAGCGAGCCTAACGTTCAGATCTCTGATACTGACTTCGACAATATTTCGACTGAACCTCGTAATCAAACGACTTCTCCTTTAGACTTGGAAACTGGTCAGGGTGACCATTTCTGTACTTCACTTTATGATTTGATACAGTTTGGAAAGTTGAGACCACCAGGTAtcaatgaagaaaatgcaaattaCCCCTTCAACCCACAAGAAGTTAATACGCTGAATAAGCACAGGCATTCGGCTTCCTTACAAAATCTCTATAAACTCTTGGATGAAAATAAAGTTCTTATGCAAGGAACCATTCACTGGCTACATGGAAATTTACATAGGTGGTCCAAGTGTTGGGCTGTTGTTCGTGGATATGGTATGACTATTTACAACACGAACCGAGAGTACAAACCTGTTAAAGTGATACCGATAGCCGACATTCAGGATGTTGCTGAAATAAACGTTCCGGAAAGCTCACacaaatacttttttacCGTAATTACGCAAAACAAACCTATCGAATTTCGCGTTGATAACGAAGATTCACTTATACTCTGGGTTGCTGCACTTAAGACTTCTATTGACAAGGCCAATGGTACTTTTACTGCTTGTTAA